The sequence AAACATGGAGGTCCGTCATGTGTGCCGCCGTCCCGGTTGCGCTCCTGTTGCTCGTCATCCTCGCCGCGCTCACTTTTCTGCGCCTGTCCAGGCCCGCGCCCAACGCCCAGCTCCTGACCCGGCTTCTCGATTCTCTCGCTCACGATTCCAAACGGACCGGCCAGCACCCATCCGTGTCTTTCGAGTCTACCTCCACCCCCATCCGCACAGGCAAAGCGGGTACGGCCTGACCAACCGTCCCGACGTGCCATTGCGAACTCGGCGCGCCTTCCCTCGGGAGGGCGCGTCTCTTTTGGGCGGAGCCTGTGGATGTTGGCTGAAGTTGTCGGAGCGCGCGGCCACCCGAAAGGGGCTTTCGGAGTTACCGTTTCGAACCGTGTGGGGCGTGCCGTCCTAGAAAAAGGCGCTCATGACGATGTCGATCTGGGCGGCGTATTGGCTGACGGCTTCATTGAGGGTCTTTTCGGGGTCGATGCCGAGGAGGTCCCAGGCCTCTTCGTCGAGTCCGGGCATGACGTACATGCCGCCCTGGGCGATTTCCACGGCATTGGTCAGGTTGTCGGCCACATGCACGATGGCGGCTTCCAGGGGGTTGGGATACTCCATGGGGTTGTGATGATAGTTGATCATCACGGCCAGGCTTTCAGGGAACTTCCAGGCCTCGAGCAGGGGCTTGCTGATGTCGGTGTGGCAGATTTCCATGACGGACTGTTCGGCCTCGACCAGGGGCAGGCAGTTTTCACGGGCGAAAAGCATGGCCTCGGTGGATGCGTAGGGCAGCTTTTTGAACAGGATGAGCCGGCCCACGTCGTGGAGCAGGCCGCCGATGAAGAAGCGTTCCGGGGACAGGCCGTTCTGGGTCCCGGCGAGCATGCGGGCGAAGATGCCGCAGGTGATGGAGTGCCGCCAGAAGGACGGCATGTCCACGAGTTCGGGCGGGATGTCCTGGAAATAGTTGATGGCCGAGATGCCGAGCGCCAGGGTGGACAGTTCCTTGCCGCCCACCAGGGCCACGGCCCGGCTGATGGAGTCGATGGTCTGCGGGAAGCCGTAGAGCGGCGAGTTGACCAGTTTGAGGAGCTTTGCGGACAGGCCGATATCGGTGCTGACCACCTTGGCGATACGGTCCGCCGAAGCGGCGTCGTCTTCGAGGACCTCTTTGATGCGGAAGAAGATGTCCGGGAAGCTGGCCAGTTCGGTCTCGTGCTCGACGATGGTTTCGGGCGTGCCCATGCCGGTGACGAAGATGTCGTCCAGGTGTTCGACGTTGGTGGCCCGGCGCTTATCGAGATCAGGCAGCTTCCAGCCTCTGACCACGGCCCGGGCCGTCAGCTCCAGGGCGATATGGAACATTTCGATGATCGCGGGATGATCCGGGTTCACGTACAGGAAGAATTCGCGCACGTAGTCTTCGATGGCCAGAAGATCGGCCTCGGTCAGGTCGGACAGGTCCGGTTCCACGTCGGCTTCATGGATGCCCAGGCGGATGAGCAGCTGGAGCTGGTTTTCCGCCAGTTCCGTGCCGCTCTTGAAGAGCAGCCTGCCGTCTTGGGCGATCAGGTCGGAGGCCAGGACTATCCCCGGTTTGAGTTCGTCTATGCGCTTTGTGCCCACGGCCTACTCCTCCTTCTTGTACGCGATGGCGCCCGCGTTGTGGACCGGCTTGAACGACTGGGAAATCTTGTGCAGGGACTCCGAGTGCCCGACCAGAAGATAACCGCCGGGCAGCAGGTTGTCATAGAAGGCCTGCACCACTTTTCGCTTCATGGCGTCGTCGAAATAGATGATCACGTTGCGGCAGAATACTATGTGCGACCTAGGGATCCGCTTGACGGCAATGGGGTCGTTCAGGTTCATGGGCATGAACCTGACCAACTTGCGGATGCGCTGATCAAGCTCCCAGCCACCCGCGACCTCCTTGAAATACCGTTTGCGGATGTCGTCCGGGGTGGTCTTGAAGGCGTAGTCTGTATAAATCCCGGCCTGTGCGCGGGCGATCATCTCTTCGGACAGATCCACGGCGGTGATATTGATCCGCCAGCGGGCGATTTCGGCCTTGAGGGTTTCGAGCAGGAGGAAGACCAGGGTGTAGGGCTCTTCGCCGGACGAACACCCGGCTGACCAGATGTTCAGTTCGAGCCTGCCTGCCTTGCGCTGGCGGTCGAGGACCTCGGTGAGCAGGTTGTCGCGGAAGGAATCGAGCTGTTTGATGTCCCTGCAGAAGCTGGTCTCGTTGGTGGTGACCATCTCGAAAAGTTGCTTGAGCTCCTGCCCCCGATCCACCTTGAGGAACTTGAGGTAGTCGGTAAAGCTGGTCAACCCGAGTTCTCCCAACCGCCGGGAGAACCGGCTCTCGAAAAGGTACTTGCGCTTTTCGTCCACGAAGATGCCGCACTTGTCGTAGATGTAATCGCGCAGCTGGATGAATTCCTCATCCGTTATCTTGATGCCTTTTCGCAAGGCTGTGGATTTGCTGAACAACGAGCTCATCGAGTGCGATCCTTTCTGAAATTCCGTCCGTTTCACTCCTCTTGTAGTTACTGCAACTTCATTGTTGCAGACTAGTATTTATTGATAAAAATAATGAGGGAAGGCTTACTCCGCGTCGTAGCTCAGGACTGTTTCCTCGCCGTTCAAGGCCCTGTGGGCGCCTTGGGCGAGTGCGGCCATCTCCACCTCGCCGGGGACAACCTCCACCGGGCCGAGGAATGTGATCTGCCGGGTTATCTCCTCCACCAGGGCCGCGCTTCGGGAGAGACCGCCGGTGAGGACCACGGCTGCCAGGTTGAGGCCGCCATCCGCATCGGTCAGGGCCGGGGCCATGGACACGATATGGCGGGCGATGCCGTAGGCCATGGCCCGGAAAACCAGTCCCGCGTGTTCGTCGCCGTGGTCCATGCGGGCCAGGACCAGCCGGGGATCGTTGGTGCCCAGGTGGGCAACCAGGCCGCCCCCGCTCAGGATGGTCCTGCGCAGCTCGGCGTAGTCGCGCTCACCGCTGTGGACCATGTCCAGGATAGGCACCAAAGGCAGGCTGCCTGTGCGTTCCGGGGTGAACGGGCCTTCGCCGTCCAGGGCGTTGATGACATCCACCACACGGCCCTGGCGGTGCGCGCCGATGGAGACTCCCCCGCCCATGTGGCAGACGATGAAATTCGAGCGGACGTACTCCACGCCAAGCCGTTCCGAGGCTATGCGGGCCACGCCGCGCTGGTTCAGGGCGTGGAAGATGGACCTTCGGGTCAGGCCGGGCAGTCCGGTGAGCCGCGCCTTATCCATCATCTCGTCCGTGACCACCGGGTCCACCACATAGGCGGGTACCTTCCAATGCCGGGCCAGGGGCAGGGCCAGGATACCACCCAGGTTGCAGGCGTGCTCACCGTACCGAGCGGATTGCAGGTCGGCGACCATCTCGTCGGACACTTCGTAAACGCCGCCTTCCAGCGGACGCAGCAGGCCGCCTCGCGCGACCACGGCCCGGATGTGTTTCACGTCCACGCCGGTTTTGGCCAGGAACTCCGCCACCAGGCGCATTCGGTAGTCGAATTGGTCGGCCACACGCTTGAATCCGACCATTTCCTCGCGGGAGTGCTGGAGTTCCTCGGCGGCCAGGGTCTCGTCTCCCTTGTACAGGGCGACTTTCGTGGAGGTGGAGCCGGGGTTGATGACCAGTATGCTCACGACTGGTTCCTCCCTGCCAGGACCGAGGCCAGGGCGATGGAGTGGAATTTGGACGCGTCGGAATCGCCGCGGGACGGGACCACCACCGGGACCCGGCTGCCCACGACCACGGCGGCCATGATGCAGCCGCACAGGGTGGACAGGGACTTGTACAGGACGTTGCCCGCCTCGATGTTCGGGGTGACCAGGATGTCGGCGTTGCCGGCCACCGGGTTGTCGAAACGCTTGGTCGCGGCGACCTTGCGGGATACGGCAAGGTCCAGCGAAAGCGGGCCGAGGACCTGGGCGTCGCCGAACTGTCCCTGGCGGGCCATCTTGGTCAGGATGTCGCCGTCCAGAGTGGCGGGCATGGCCGGGTAGTTGATCTTTTCCGTGGCGGCCAGCACGGCGCACTTGGGGGCCTTCATGCCGAGCGCCCGGGCCACTTCCAGCGCGTTCTTGAGAATCTCGACCTTGCGCTGCAGGGTGGGCGCGATGTTTACGCCGGGGTCGGTCATGAGCATCAACCGGCCGTCCACCGGGGACTCGTAGACCGCAACATGGCTCAGTATGCGCCCGCCGTGCGGCACGCCGGTCTCCTTGTTGAGCACCGCCTTGAGCAGGGTGGCCGTGGGCACCAGCCCCTTCATGATCAGTTGGGCCTCGCCTTCGCGAAACAGGCGGACCGCCTCGAACACGGCGCCGTCATCGTCGGTGACGTGCACCTGCCGAAACGGCGAGATGTCCAGGCCCCGCTTATCCGCGATGCGTTTGGTCTCCTCCATGTCGCCGATGAGAATGGGCTCGGCCACGCCGCGTTCAAACGCCTCGATACCGGCCCGGAGCACGAATCCCTCGGCGGACCGGGCAATGGCCACCTTGGGCATGGTTCCGCGTTCGCCGTAATCCAGGGCGGCCTGCACCAATTCGTTCAGATTTGTAATGGGAGGGAAGTCGGACACTTACTCATCTCCGCGCTTGAGCGCGATCATTCCGGACCGGCACATGGACTTGATCCCGTAGGGCACGAGCATCTTGATCAGCCCGTCCACGCGTTCCTGGTCCCCGGACAGCTCCACGGTGACCGTTTCCCTGCCCATGCCGACCACGTTGGCCCGAAAGACCTCGAAGACCTGCATCAGCTGGCTGGTCTGCATCGGGTCCATGGCCACCTTGATCATGACCAGCTCACGGTCCACGAAATCCTTGCGCGACAAGTCATCCAGCTGGATGACCGCGTCCAGGGACCCAAGGTACCGGCCGACCTTGTCGATGGCTTCGTCATCGCCGTCCACGCACAACACGATACGGGACACTTGCGGGTTTTCGGTTTCTCCGGCGGCCAGGGAGAGGATGTTGGCGTCGTATTTGCTGCATTCCCGGGCCATCATGGCCAGGACACCGGGTTCGTTGCGGCACAGTGCGGACAGGGTGCGTTTCAAGGGAAATCTCCTCGTTGCGGTTGGCGTGCGCGGGTTTCAGCGCCAAAACACAATACCCGATCCCCGGTTCAATGCCAATCCCGGCATGTTGTACCCATTCATTGCGCTTTGAACTGGCGACAATCCGCCCGGCCATGTATAGTGCCCGTATTGTGATTCATTATCTCCGCGAAAAACGCTGGTTTTTCTTCACCCTGGTCATCCAGGCCGCCATGTTGCTCCTGCCCGCGCCCGAGGGCGTCAGCCAGGAGGGCTGGCGCGTGCTGGTCATGACCGTGGGCGCGACCATCCTGTTCATCACCGAGCCCATCCCCCTGCCCGCAGTGGCCCTGCTGATCATCCTCGGCCAGGTCTTCCTGCTCGGTCTGGATTCGTCCCTGGTGGCCAAGTCCCTGATGAAGGATTCGGTCCTGTTCATCATGGGCTCGCTCATGCTCGCCGTGGCGCTGGTCAAACAGAATCTCGACAAGCGGCTGGCGCTGTTGATCATCAAGGTCACCGGCTCGTCCACCTATGCCATCGCCTTCGGCATTTCCGTCTTCTCCGGCCTGCTCGCCTCGTTCATCGGCGAGCATACCGTGGCCGCCATGATGCTGCCTGTGGCCCTGTCCCTGATCCAGCTGTCCACCGACGACCCCAAGCAGCAGCGGGCCCTGGCCGTGCTTTTTCTCTTTTCCATCTCCTATGCCTGCGCCATGGCCGGTATCGGCACCCCCTCGGGCGGTGCGCGCAACGCGATCATGATCGACTACCTGCGCGACTTTTTCTATGCCTCGGACGATCCGGCCACCTACAGCTATTCCGTCTCCTACCTGCACTGGATGATCTACGCCTATCCCATCTTCCTCATCCAGTTGCCGCTCATGCATTTCATCCTGCGCCACACCTTCAAAACGGACATGCGCGATCTCGGTCCGGCCGTGGCCAAACTCAAGGAACAGGTGGGCAGCGAAGGGGCTCTGACCGGCCGCCACTACGTGGCCATTTTTCTGTTTCTCCTGACCCTGGCGGGCTGGGTCGGCTTTTCCTCGAAGTTCGGCATGGGTACGATCGCCATCCTCGGCGCGGTCCTGTTTCTGGTCACCGGTCTTGTCCGTTGGCAGGACCTCAATTCCGGCGTCAACTGGGGCGTTGTCCTGTTGTATGCCGCCGCCATTTCGCTGGGCGTGCAGATGCGCGACACCGGAGCGGCGGCCTGGGTGGCCGGCATGTTCATGGACGGGCTTGCCCCGTTCGGCCTGGACTCCGGCCTCGGCCTGCTCGCCGCGGTCATGCTTCTGACCACCTTTATTACCAACACCATGAGTAACGGCGCGGCCGTGGCCGTGCTCGGCCCCATCGTCCTGGCCATCGCCGTGGGCACCGAATCCAACCCTCTGGCCGTGGGCATGGTCACCGCCATCTCCAGCGCATTCGCCTACTTCACGGTCATCGGCACTCCGGCCTCCACCATCGTCTACTCCTCCGGCTATCTGCGCCCCTCGGATTTCATGAAAGTGGGGTGGCGCATTGCCCTCATGTCCTTTATCGTGTTGCTGACGGCATCCAAACTGTATTGGCCCCTGATCGGCCTCTAAGGAGTGGTCCATGACCCCGGACGACAAGCTCAACCTGCGAATCCTCATCTGCATCGGCGGCGGCCCAGAAGCCTACGCCAGCCTGAGATACGCCGTCCGTCTGTCCAAGACCACCTGCGCGGACATCGCCCTGCTCTATGTCCGGCCCCTGGACAGCGGGCTCAATTCCGGCGGCATGGAAGTGCGCGTGGCCCGGCAGAATGTTCTGGATTGGGGGCTCGAACTGCCGGGGTTGCGCCAGCTCAAGGCCGCCCGCGACATTCTTGTGGAGCTGGGGGAGATAGAACCCGGCGAGCACCGGGAATGGAAGCACAGTGAGATCAAGGGCGACCCTGCCGGTGAATACGTCCGCGATTACGAAAATCCCTGCGGCGGCATCGTCTCGTTGCGGTTGCGAACCGCCTCGGACGTGACCTCCGCGGTGTCGGACGAGGCCAAACGGTTCAAGGCCGACGTGGTCATTGTCGGCGCCTCTCCGGAACCCATGACCGGCCTGCGGAAGCTTTTCTCCCCCAAACCCCTGGCCCTCAAGATCGCCGCCCATGCGCATTGCTCGGTTATCGTCGCCAGGCACCTGGAACACGGGCGCAACCATCTGGTCTGCGTTCAGGATACCGACCAGTCCCGGGCCATGCTCCCGGTCGTCAGCCGGTACTTCCAGTCCTGCCAGTACCCTCTATCCATCCTGTCCGTTGCGCCCACCGAAGCGGATTTGCCCTCGGCCCAAAAAGCCGCTCAGGAAGCGGCCGAGATCCTCACCGAACTGGGCACGACTCCCGCTGAAATCCTCGTCGAGGTCGGCGACCCCGTGGAAACCATCATCACCATCGGGTACGACTTCTCCCTCATTCTCGCCTCCGAGTCCGTCAAACCCTGGTTCGCCAAAGGGTTCAGCGTGTCCCACGAGGTGGCCGAGAACGCCAGAAACTCCGTCATGATCGTCAAATAGGGCGGGAAGAACTTCCCTCTTATCGCCAGGGGCTTAGGCCTTTTTATAGGCGGGCAGGGTGAAGATGAACTTGCTGCCGTGTCCGGGTTTGCTTTCGGCCCAGATGTTGCCGCCGTGTTCATGGACGATGTGTTTGCAGATGGTCAGGCCAAGACCGGTTCCGGCCGGGCGGTTGGACAGGTGTTCCCCGGCCTGGGTGAACTCCTCGAAGATGGACTCGAGCAGTTCGGGCTGGATGCCGATGCCGGTGTCGGCCACGCTGATGCGCACGGTGTCGTCCACGGTGCGGGCGGAGCAGGTGATGGTCCCCTTGGAAGTGAACTTCACGGCGTTGGAGAAGAGGTTGACCATGACCTGCATGAGCCGGTCCATGTCACCCTGGACCATGGGCAGATGGGACTCGATGTTCAGTTCCAGGGTCAGGTTGTTGTCATCGAACAGGGAGGAGGTGACCTCCACGGTCTTCGTGATGAATTCTTCCGGGTGGAGAGGCGTCATGGCGTATTCGACGCGGTTGGCCTCCATCTTGGCCAGATCGAGGACGTCGTTGATCAGCGAGGTGAGCCGCTGCCCTTCCCCGGCGATGATTTCGAGGTTCTTGCGAACCACCTCCATTTCCTTTCTCAGATTGTCGTCCGCAATGCGATCCAGGGCCGGGAACAGGGAATTCATGAGCTTCTTGCGGGTGACCTTGGCGAAACCGAGCACCGCGGTCAGCGGGGTGCGCAGTTCGTGGGACACGGTGGACAGGAATTCGGACTTGGCCTGATTGGCCCGATCCAGTTCCTTGGTCCGTTCGCGCACGCGGATTTCCAGCTGGTCATGGCTGCGCTTGAGGGCGCGTTCCGTGCGTTTGCGTTCGCTGATGTCGCGGGCCACGATAATGGCCTGCCGCTTGTCCTGGAAGGAGACCAGGCTGAGGGTCAGGTCCACCGGGACCGGAGGCTGGCCCACGCAGGTGGGGCAGGAGAACTCGGTCTCCAGGCGCACGGTCTTGGTCTCGTTGTGAAAGAGGTTGTTGGCGTGGCGGCGGATGTGCGGAGGCAGTATCTCCTTGAAGCTCATCCCCTGGAGCTGCTCCGGTCCGCAACCGAGCAGGGCTGCGGACGCGCCGGAGATGTCCAGGATGACGCCGCTGTCCGCGTCGACCACGAAGATGGCGTCGTTGACCCTGTCGAGCAGGGCGCGGAAATGTTCGAGTTCATCCAGCCGGCTTTTCAGTTCCGGATAGTAACTTTTGCTGATGGAACGCTTGCCCAGCCCGATGAGCTTTTCACGCTCGGTGGTCTGGCCGGGTTCGGGGTCAGCAGCTGGCTTTGAAGATCTGGATGAGTTCATCGGCCGTTGGTTGTTTGGGGTTGGTGAGCATGCAGGCGTCGGACAAGGCGTTGCGCGCCAGCAGGGGCAAGTCCTCATCGGTCATGCCCAATTCGCACAAGGAGTGGGTCACGCCCACGCTCCATTTCAGTTCCCGGATGGCGGCCAGAGTCTTTTCCTTGCCCTCCTCGTAGGAATCCCGGTCCGCGATGTCCGCGCCCAGGGTGATGCCCAGACGGCGGTATTTTTCGGGCTCCGCGTCGAAGTTGTAGGCGACGACGTGGTCCAGCAGGATGGCGTTGCACAGACCGTGGGGCAGGTCCAGGAGACCGCCCAGACTGTGGGCCATGGCGTGAACCGCGCCGAGTATCGCGTTGGAGAAGGCCAGCCCCGCGTAGGTGGAGGCGAGCATCATGCCGGTTCGCGCCTCCAGGTTGTCCGGGTATTCGACCGCGTTGCGCAGGTGGATGCGGATAAGCCGCATGGCCTCCATGGCGTTCAGGTCGGTGATGGCCGAGGACGCGTTGGACGCAAAGGCCTCGACCGCATGGGTCAGGGCGTCCAGGCCGGTGTGGGCCGTGAGTTCGGGCCCCATGGACAGGGTCAGTTTGGGGTCGATGAGGGCCACATCCGGAACCATGGTCTTGGACACGATGGCGATTTTGACCTTCCGGATCGTGTCGTTGATGATGCAGAACTGGGAGATATCCGCTGCGGTCCCGGCGGTGGTGGGGATACAGATGAGCGGCGGACCGGGGCGTTCCACGTTGTCCACGCCCTCGAATTCGAGAATATGCCTGTCGTTGGTGCAGACGATGCCGATGGCCTTGGCGCAGTCCATGGGCGAGCCGCCGCCAACGGCGACGATGGAATCGCATCCCTCGCGCCGGTAAATTTCGGCTCCGGCCATGACCTCTTCATGGCGCGGATTTGGGGTGACGTCCGAAAATACGGTGCAGGCCACGCCCTCACGGGTGAGGGAGTCTACGATCTGCCCTGTGCAGCCTACGGCCTCCAGGGCCTGGCAGGAGACCACCAGTGCTCGTTTGGTGGAAAGGTTGGCGGCGTATTGCCCGGCCAGCATGGCCGCGCCCGGTCCGAAGACGAACTCCGGTGCCACGAATTTGCGTAACTCGGTCAACCCTTCGCCGGGCATGGTTCTCCTCCTTGGCTCATCCGGGGGGGTACAAACCAGGTCAACGATTGAACGGACATTCCCCACCCCTACCTGAGAGGATATGTCCCTGTAAAATCTTAGTCCATGATTTTCATCAGGCTGTTCAGCTCTTCTCTGAGACGGGAGAAAGCATTGCTTTCGTCGCCTCCTTCCGCATACGCGTCGGCAAGGGTCGCGGCGGCCAGAGCGGCCGCATTGGCTCCGACGGCAGTGCAGACCGACCGAACGGTGCCGGCCAGTTCCTTGGCCTTGGCTCTGTCGCCTGCGCCGGAGGCCTGCTCCAATTCCTCGGTCAGAAGGTTCAGTTCGGTTTTGGCAGTGATCAGGAAGTCGGCGAAAATGGCCTCGTCCACGCCCAGATGCTCCATGGCCGCTTCCGGAGTCCAGGGTGGCAGGTCGTCCATGGGGTTGGTCCCGGCCTCGACCGCGTCCGCGCCCGGAGGGGGCGGAGGGGCCGGGGTTGCGCCGATAAGCCGGTTGATGATTACGGACAACTCGTTGAAATCCACAGGCTTGGCCACATAATCGTCCATGCCTGCATCCAGGCTCTTGTCGCGAAATTCCTTGAGAGCGTGGGCCGTGACGCCGATGATCGGGATATCCGGGTCGGCGATGGGGCCGCCCGGCACGGCCGAACGAATGGCCTTGGTCGTGGAAATGCCGTCCAGCACGGGCATTTCGATGTCCATGAGGATGAGATCGAAGGGCTCGCGTTTGAGCAGGTCCAGCACCTCGAGGCCCGTCTTGGCGACGGCGTATGTATAGCCCAGGTCTTCCAGTTTGAGGGTGGTGACCATGATGTTGACGTCGTTG is a genomic window of uncultured Pseudodesulfovibrio sp. containing:
- a CDS encoding HDOD domain-containing protein, translated to MGTKRIDELKPGIVLASDLIAQDGRLLFKSGTELAENQLQLLIRLGIHEADVEPDLSDLTEADLLAIEDYVREFFLYVNPDHPAIIEMFHIALELTARAVVRGWKLPDLDKRRATNVEHLDDIFVTGMGTPETIVEHETELASFPDIFFRIKEVLEDDAASADRIAKVVSTDIGLSAKLLKLVNSPLYGFPQTIDSISRAVALVGGKELSTLALGISAINYFQDIPPELVDMPSFWRHSITCGIFARMLAGTQNGLSPERFFIGGLLHDVGRLILFKKLPYASTEAMLFARENCLPLVEAEQSVMEICHTDISKPLLEAWKFPESLAVMINYHHNPMEYPNPLEAAIVHVADNLTNAVEIAQGGMYVMPGLDEEAWDLLGIDPEKTLNEAVSQYAAQIDIVMSAFF
- a CDS encoding CheR family methyltransferase, which produces MSSLFSKSTALRKGIKITDEEFIQLRDYIYDKCGIFVDEKRKYLFESRFSRRLGELGLTSFTDYLKFLKVDRGQELKQLFEMVTTNETSFCRDIKQLDSFRDNLLTEVLDRQRKAGRLELNIWSAGCSSGEEPYTLVFLLLETLKAEIARWRINITAVDLSEEMIARAQAGIYTDYAFKTTPDDIRKRYFKEVAGGWELDQRIRKLVRFMPMNLNDPIAVKRIPRSHIVFCRNVIIYFDDAMKRKVVQAFYDNLLPGGYLLVGHSESLHKISQSFKPVHNAGAIAYKKEE
- the buk gene encoding butyrate kinase, with the protein product MSILVINPGSTSTKVALYKGDETLAAEELQHSREEMVGFKRVADQFDYRMRLVAEFLAKTGVDVKHIRAVVARGGLLRPLEGGVYEVSDEMVADLQSARYGEHACNLGGILALPLARHWKVPAYVVDPVVTDEMMDKARLTGLPGLTRRSIFHALNQRGVARIASERLGVEYVRSNFIVCHMGGGVSIGAHRQGRVVDVINALDGEGPFTPERTGSLPLVPILDMVHSGERDYAELRRTILSGGGLVAHLGTNDPRLVLARMDHGDEHAGLVFRAMAYGIARHIVSMAPALTDADGGLNLAAVVLTGGLSRSAALVEEITRQITFLGPVEVVPGEVEMAALAQGAHRALNGEETVLSYDAE
- a CDS encoding phosphate acyltransferase → MSDFPPITNLNELVQAALDYGERGTMPKVAIARSAEGFVLRAGIEAFERGVAEPILIGDMEETKRIADKRGLDISPFRQVHVTDDDGAVFEAVRLFREGEAQLIMKGLVPTATLLKAVLNKETGVPHGGRILSHVAVYESPVDGRLMLMTDPGVNIAPTLQRKVEILKNALEVARALGMKAPKCAVLAATEKINYPAMPATLDGDILTKMARQGQFGDAQVLGPLSLDLAVSRKVAATKRFDNPVAGNADILVTPNIEAGNVLYKSLSTLCGCIMAAVVVGSRVPVVVPSRGDSDASKFHSIALASVLAGRNQS
- the ilvN gene encoding acetolactate synthase small subunit, which produces MKRTLSALCRNEPGVLAMMARECSKYDANILSLAAGETENPQVSRIVLCVDGDDEAIDKVGRYLGSLDAVIQLDDLSRKDFVDRELVMIKVAMDPMQTSQLMQVFEVFRANVVGMGRETVTVELSGDQERVDGLIKMLVPYGIKSMCRSGMIALKRGDE
- a CDS encoding DASS family sodium-coupled anion symporter gives rise to the protein MIHYLREKRWFFFTLVIQAAMLLLPAPEGVSQEGWRVLVMTVGATILFITEPIPLPAVALLIILGQVFLLGLDSSLVAKSLMKDSVLFIMGSLMLAVALVKQNLDKRLALLIIKVTGSSTYAIAFGISVFSGLLASFIGEHTVAAMMLPVALSLIQLSTDDPKQQRALAVLFLFSISYACAMAGIGTPSGGARNAIMIDYLRDFFYASDDPATYSYSVSYLHWMIYAYPIFLIQLPLMHFILRHTFKTDMRDLGPAVAKLKEQVGSEGALTGRHYVAIFLFLLTLAGWVGFSSKFGMGTIAILGAVLFLVTGLVRWQDLNSGVNWGVVLLYAAAISLGVQMRDTGAAAWVAGMFMDGLAPFGLDSGLGLLAAVMLLTTFITNTMSNGAAVAVLGPIVLAIAVGTESNPLAVGMVTAISSAFAYFTVIGTPASTIVYSSGYLRPSDFMKVGWRIALMSFIVLLTASKLYWPLIGL
- a CDS encoding universal stress protein, with amino-acid sequence MTPDDKLNLRILICIGGGPEAYASLRYAVRLSKTTCADIALLYVRPLDSGLNSGGMEVRVARQNVLDWGLELPGLRQLKAARDILVELGEIEPGEHREWKHSEIKGDPAGEYVRDYENPCGGIVSLRLRTASDVTSAVSDEAKRFKADVVIVGASPEPMTGLRKLFSPKPLALKIAAHAHCSVIVARHLEHGRNHLVCVQDTDQSRAMLPVVSRYFQSCQYPLSILSVAPTEADLPSAQKAAQEAAEILTELGTTPAEILVEVGDPVETIITIGYDFSLILASESVKPWFAKGFSVSHEVAENARNSVMIVK
- a CDS encoding PAS domain-containing sensor histidine kinase, which produces MNSSRSSKPAADPEPGQTTEREKLIGLGKRSISKSYYPELKSRLDELEHFRALLDRVNDAIFVVDADSGVILDISGASAALLGCGPEQLQGMSFKEILPPHIRRHANNLFHNETKTVRLETEFSCPTCVGQPPVPVDLTLSLVSFQDKRQAIIVARDISERKRTERALKRSHDQLEIRVRERTKELDRANQAKSEFLSTVSHELRTPLTAVLGFAKVTRKKLMNSLFPALDRIADDNLRKEMEVVRKNLEIIAGEGQRLTSLINDVLDLAKMEANRVEYAMTPLHPEEFITKTVEVTSSLFDDNNLTLELNIESHLPMVQGDMDRLMQVMVNLFSNAVKFTSKGTITCSARTVDDTVRISVADTGIGIQPELLESIFEEFTQAGEHLSNRPAGTGLGLTICKHIVHEHGGNIWAESKPGHGSKFIFTLPAYKKA
- the ercA gene encoding alcohol dehydrogenase-like regulatory protein ErcA, producing the protein MPGEGLTELRKFVAPEFVFGPGAAMLAGQYAANLSTKRALVVSCQALEAVGCTGQIVDSLTREGVACTVFSDVTPNPRHEEVMAGAEIYRREGCDSIVAVGGGSPMDCAKAIGIVCTNDRHILEFEGVDNVERPGPPLICIPTTAGTAADISQFCIINDTIRKVKIAIVSKTMVPDVALIDPKLTLSMGPELTAHTGLDALTHAVEAFASNASSAITDLNAMEAMRLIRIHLRNAVEYPDNLEARTGMMLASTYAGLAFSNAILGAVHAMAHSLGGLLDLPHGLCNAILLDHVVAYNFDAEPEKYRRLGITLGADIADRDSYEEGKEKTLAAIRELKWSVGVTHSLCELGMTDEDLPLLARNALSDACMLTNPKQPTADELIQIFKASC